AGCTCATGAGTGAAAATGTAAATGAATGGGCTTCCCTCAAGACAAATGTCAAGGATGCACTGGGTCGCTTCTTGTATGAGCAAACTCGTCGCAGACCGATGATCCTGCCAATTATAATGGAAGTGTGATTCAATTGAAATTTGTTCAAAAACCTGAATTAAAAACTTAAGTCACAGGCACACAGTCGCCTCTCTTCCCGCAGGAAATATTGGACGGTTTCCGCGGAAGGAGAGGCTTTTTTGATTTTTCGGGGCAAGGAAAAGCATGGGGGTAGGTATAAAATATTCCATTTACATCCCATACTATAGGGTGACTACGGGTCATATAGATGCGTAAAGCGAAAGGAAGATCACCCATATGGAACAATACAGCAATCTATCATCTGGCAACGAGGAAACGGAAACGCCAGATCAACCAGAAATTGGGCAAAGACCCGCGTTACCTGCTATGGAGGCTTTGCAGCAACTGGGTCAAACCTCCATGCCTGGAGGCGAGTCCAATATTTTTTGCATGACGATTATCGGTCAGATTGAAGGGCATCTCATTTTACCGCCTCAAAACAAAACGACAAAATATGAGCACATTATTCCCCAACTGGTAGCGGCAGAACAAAATCCTCGTATCGAAGGATTAATGATTTTGCTGAATACAGTTGGTGGTGATGTAGAGGCAGGACTGGCTATTGCTGAAATGATCGCATCGATGAGTAAACCAACGGTGACCATTGTGATAGGCGGGGGGCACAGCATCGGTGTGCCGATTGCTGTGTCTTCCACTTATTCCTACATTGCGGAGAGTGCGACGATGACCATTCATCCTATTCGTATGAGCGGACTGGTCATTGGAGTCCCACAGACTTTTGAATATATGGAAAAAATGCAGGAGCGTGTCGTACGCTTTGTCGTTTCTCATTCTCGTATTACAGAAGAGCAGTTTAAGGAATTGATGTTTAAAACCGGTGAGTTAAACCGCGATATTGGTACAGCGGTTGGGGGAGCCGATGCAGTGAAGTATGGATTGATGGACGCGGTTGGAGGGATCGGAGAGGCTTTAAAACAGCTGAACACCATTATTGAAACGCGGCGTCAGCAAAACGGGAACGCTGGGATCCAACAGCAGGCTCCGTATGCTCCTTTTATTCCCAGTGCCACAGGAACTCCTACAGAGACACTGTCAGGGGAGCATAGCGGGGAGCTATCTCAATGACATTATATACTGTAATGCCAATGGAAATGGTGTGGCAAGGGATGTGGAAAGAGGCTGAGGAGCTTGCAGAGGTTCGAGTAGACGGTCTACTTATGCAGGTACAGCCGCTTGAAAGTCGTCGGGGGATCATTGTACGGTTGTTGGACTGCCCGCTGGAAGCCTACCTGAATCCGCGTTATGGACCCGGTCAAGTCATCGAATGGTCGTAGAAGGTGTCGAATAGTATAGAAATCGGTCATTTACTGCTGAAAAAGAACATATGTGCGGATACCGGGTGACGTGGTATAATATTCTTCTGGGGGGTGACCTTGTATGTCCAGAAGAAGAAAAAGAAAAAAGAAAGCCGCATTTGGCGGAGTTCTAAAATTTGAAATTTACGGCATTGTGCTGATTACATTAGCGGTCATTGCGTTGTCGGGTGAAGCGGCAGTTGGTCGGTCGC
The Paenibacillus peoriae DNA segment above includes these coding regions:
- a CDS encoding ClpP family protease; this encodes MEQYSNLSSGNEETETPDQPEIGQRPALPAMEALQQLGQTSMPGGESNIFCMTIIGQIEGHLILPPQNKTTKYEHIIPQLVAAEQNPRIEGLMILLNTVGGDVEAGLAIAEMIASMSKPTVTIVIGGGHSIGVPIAVSSTYSYIAESATMTIHPIRMSGLVIGVPQTFEYMEKMQERVVRFVVSHSRITEEQFKELMFKTGELNRDIGTAVGGADAVKYGLMDAVGGIGEALKQLNTIIETRRQQNGNAGIQQQAPYAPFIPSATGTPTETLSGEHSGELSQ
- a CDS encoding YlzJ-like family protein, encoding MTLYTVMPMEMVWQGMWKEAEELAEVRVDGLLMQVQPLESRRGIIVRLLDCPLEAYLNPRYGPGQVIEWS